In Carnobacteriaceae bacterium zg-84, the genomic window CCTGTTGAGTTACCAAAGACTGCCGCCGTTCCTCCTGAGAAGAAGCAAATGTGTGCTGCTGGAATAATTACGATTGGGAATTTAAATAAAATCATAATAAACACAGCTAACAATCCTGCCGCATAGCTTGAAAGGAAACCAACAATAACTGCTGTTGGTGCAAATGGGAATACTGTTGGTACGTCTAATGCAGGTCTTGAATTTGGAATGAATTTTTCTGAAATAGACACAAACGCCGCTGTAATTTCACCTAAGAACATTCTTACACCAGTCATTAAAATTGACATACCTGCTGTAAATGTAAAGGCTTGGATAAGTGGGAATACTAACCAATGTTGACTACCAGCTAATGCTTTTGTTGCTGTTTCTCCTGCAGCAAAAGTTGCAACATAGAATAAAACAAGCATAATAACAGATACACCCATTAAGAAATCTTTAAAGAATGATAACCATTTAGGAAATTTAATAGTTTCTGTACTTTCAGATTCATATTTACTGAAGAATTTACCGATATAACCTGATAAAGCATAGCCAAACATGTTAAAGTGTCCGATTGCTGTTGCATCACTACCTGTGATTTTACGCATAAATGGTTGACATAACGCTGGTAAGAAAGCAGACATAAATCCTAGTAATGTTCCACCTAAAACAATTGCCAAGACATCATCAAATCCATGTGCTTTAAAAATCAGTGACAATACACATGCAAAGAATAAACTGTGTCCTGTTGTGAAGAAAATGTTTTTAAATGGTGTGATACGTGCAAATACTAAGTTCATCACAAAACCTAAAATAAGTGTAGAAGATGTTACTAATGCAAACTCTTTTTGCGCTAAAGCTGTTGCTGCTTCTGGAGAAGCGATAACACCTTGAATGTTAAATCCTGTTTGGAATAATGTATTAAATTTTTGTAGAGCACCTGTAATGATAGATCCTCCGGCACTAAATACTAAAAAGCCGATAATCGTTTTAAAGGTACCTGTTAAAATTTCAACACCGCCTTTTTTCTGTGCAAGTAAACCAACAAATGCAACCAGTCCTAATAAAATAGCCGGTGTACTTAATAGACTAATCAAAATATCCATAACTCTCTCCCTCTCTTCATATGATTTATAATTCGCTTAATGCTTTTTCTAGTTTTTCTTTAATTTCTTTTTTATCTACAATATTTGTAATACCTACTACTTTTTGTGGTACACCTTTTTCAGTTAACTCTTGTGCCACATCTGGTAATGTAATCAATAATTCACCGTCAAAACCTGGTACACCATCTAAAGAAGAATGTTCAATTTGTAAATCAAATCCTTCTTCTTTCACAACTTCAAGTACTTTGATTTTTAACATCAAACTTGATCCTACTCCTGCTCTACAAGCAACTAATGCTTTTGCCATAATAATACCTCCTAATTGTTATTTAAAAATAATGCCATAATATCTTTTGGTTCTTTTGCAAGTTCCACTTGAGAAAGAAATGTATCACTGCTCAAATAAGAAACCAATTCTGCTAATACTTCTAAGTGACTATTACTATCCGGTGCACTTAGTGAAAATAAATATTTTACTGGATCATTGGCTTGATTTCCTGATACAACAGGTGTTTTTAATCGTGTTAGCCCCATCCCTAATTTCAATGCTCCACACTGACTTGGTGCATGAGGTAGTGCTACATGTTTCGTAATCACAATGTAAGGGCCTGTTTCCTTATAAATACGAATAATGTTATCCACATACTCTTGAGAAACAAACCCATTTTTTAATAATGGGGCAACCGATAGTAAAATCGCATCTTCAAAGTTGTCGGCTTCAACATCTAATTGAATATGTGTTTCTCTTAGTACATCTTTTAACATGTCCTCACCTCCATTCCTTAATTCTATTATATGGTTACGGTTTCAGTGCTTCAATACAAATTGGGTTCATCTTTTGTTTGTACCCCGTGCAAAAAGTGAACTGAACATGCTCTTTTTCTCAATCTAAAAGTTTATATAAATAAATTGTAGAAAAATATGACGAATATAAAATGCGATGTTCTCTATTTTTATTTTTATCTATGTCATAGAAATACAGAAGTGGAGCAACATCAACTTGTTGCTCCACTTCGATATGACGACTATTAAGTCATTCGGCATCTTTCAATAAACGATTAATATGAATGGCTAAATACGTTACTTCATCAACTGATATTTTACTACCATAGTGTTGATAAATAAATTGTTGAATTTTTTTAGCATCTTCCATTGCTTTTGGGTAATTTTCAGATACTTGTTGAAACAATAACATATTATCATCATTTATCATTTCATGGGATAAAAAACGTTCTACAAAAAAGCGAATGTGGACGATAAAACGTTTATAGTGAATGGAATCCTCTTTTAAAGACTTTCCAAGTGTATACTTGACTAAATTAACAATATTTCCAATCATTTTGACACTTTTTTGTGCATTTTTCTCATCTCCTGCTTGACGCGCATTGATAAAATGAAATGCGATATTAGCAGCTTCTTCCTCTGGCAATGTTTCTTGAAAAACGTTCTCAATTAATCCAATAGCATATTGCCCAATTTTAAATTCTTG contains:
- a CDS encoding PTS transporter subunit IIC; translation: MDILISLLSTPAILLGLVAFVGLLAQKKGGVEILTGTFKTIIGFLVFSAGGSIITGALQKFNTLFQTGFNIQGVIASPEAATALAQKEFALVTSSTLILGFVMNLVFARITPFKNIFFTTGHSLFFACVLSLIFKAHGFDDVLAIVLGGTLLGFMSAFLPALCQPFMRKITGSDATAIGHFNMFGYALSGYIGKFFSKYESESTETIKFPKWLSFFKDFLMGVSVIMLVLFYVATFAAGETATKALAGSQHWLVFPLIQAFTFTAGMSILMTGVRMFLGEITAAFVSISEKFIPNSRPALDVPTVFPFAPTAVIVGFLSSYAAGLLAVFIMILFKFPIVIIPAAHICFFSGGTAAVFGNSTGGWRGAIAGSFVAGLLLAFLPVVLFPLYGQLGIQGSTFPNIDYNVTGILLDGILSIFK
- a CDS encoding PTS sugar transporter subunit IIB, encoding MAKALVACRAGVGSSLMLKIKVLEVVKEEGFDLQIEHSSLDGVPGFDGELLITLPDVAQELTEKGVPQKVVGITNIVDKKEIKEKLEKALSEL
- a CDS encoding PTS sugar transporter subunit IIA encodes the protein MLKDVLRETHIQLDVEADNFEDAILLSVAPLLKNGFVSQEYVDNIIRIYKETGPYIVITKHVALPHAPSQCGALKLGMGLTRLKTPVVSGNQANDPVKYLFSLSAPDSNSHLEVLAELVSYLSSDTFLSQVELAKEPKDIMALFLNNN
- a CDS encoding PRD domain-containing protein, which produces MSVIKKVLNSSVVLVDDKGKEMIALGKGIGYGKKPGEALEKNQISQLFFPVETPQARQLFYLIENIPSQYFDITNDILSFSEQLLDETVSPLLYLSLTDHIHFAIERHQQGIVLSNKVFWEVKLYYPQEFKIGQYAIGLIENVFQETLPEEEAANIAFHFINARQAGDEKNAQKSVKMIGNIVNLVKYTLGKSLKEDSIHYKRFIVHIRFFVERFLSHEMINDDNMLLFQQVSENYPKAMEDAKKIQQFIYQHYGSKISVDEVTYLAIHINRLLKDAE